The stretch of DNA TCAATTTTTCTAATTTTTGTCTAATCAATTGGCTATTACAACTCTTCAATTGTCACTAACCCGCCCTCAGTAAACTGCACTACAAGTTCATGTGCCTCCAGCAAGGCTGTTCCCAGTAATGGTCGCCTTCCTGTAGCAATTACATAAACTTCCCTCTCTTCCCCATTCCAGATAACAACTGCTTCATGGACTGGCAATAAAACCTGGCTATTGTCTGCTAAGTTTGCCGGGAGATCGTATATGAAAGGGAACCTCAATAATGAAACTGCTTCTGGGGGCAAACAAAGATGTCCAGTAAATCCTGTATCGATGACAAATTCAATCGGTATAGTTGAGCCATTGTAGAGCAAAAACGTCAACGTTACGGTTGCGTGTCTATCAGTCACGATACCAGAAATCACTTGTAAACACGCTCCATAACTCCACCGAATGACACCGCTACATTGTATCCAATGCGGATGCCGAAGAGACGAGCATTTGGATGTTTTTCGCTGAGTTTGCGGGCTGCTTTTAACCCAGTTTCATCAATTTCGTAGTCTCCTGATTCAAAGTCGATGATGACCATTTTGCCGATGTTTTCATCCACTTCCACTTGTTGACGGATGCTATTTTCGTACAATTGTTTTGCACGTTTCGCCACTTCTTCACGGCTGAGGAGGATTGTTTGCATAAGGTAAGTTCCGATCGCTACAGTAATTTTTACGAACTATTTTATCATATCTTACGGCTAACCAGAGTGGATATTGCGTACCTTATGAGTTTCGTAGCGACTGTCTTAAAATTCAAGCAAGCGATCGCACTTTTTTTGTATTGCTTAAAACACTGGTGGCTAGCTCGCTCTCAGGTAAGCTATAATTATGCAGAGTTTCTGGAGTCTGACAATGAAAACCTATAGCTTTGATGCCGTTTTGGAATTAGTGGAAGAAATGTCGGATGAAGAACAGATGGTTCTAATCGATTTGATCGGGCAACGACTAAAGGAAAAACGGAGAGATGAGATCGCTCTCAATATTGTTAGTGCTGAAGAAGAGTATTTGAATGGACAAGTATTCCGAGGCACAGTAAATGATATAATGGCGGAATTAAAACGATGAGAACTCTTGTCTTAACGTCTTCTTTCAAACGAGGTTTCAAATCGTTAATTCGCCAACAACCTGAAATGGAGGAAAAAATAGCTGCGCGATTAGAACTATTAGTAAACGATCCATTTCATCCGTCACTTAAGACTCATAAGCTGAAAGGTAAGCTATCTGGTGCATGGGCTTGTACTGTAGAGTACGACTGTCGAATAGTATTCAATTTCAAGAAATATTCAGATTCAGATGTTGAAGAAATCCTTTTAATTGATATTGGTAGCCATGACGAAGTTTATTGAGTTCATTATTTAAACAAAGGACGTAACTTTCTCCTCATTGAGGAGAATATAGAATTACTCTAAATCAATAAGCGATCGCTCTTTTTTTTGGGTAGGGGTGCGATCGCTCTCCTTCCAATCATCACATTGTTATGCTGGAAATAGATAAGATTGTGATTGGAAATAGATGTTGGGTTTCCTTGGTTTAAACTAAGCTAAAAGGAAGGGAGATCGCACTAATGGCTATTACAACTCTTCAATTGTTACCAGACCGCCTTCAGTGAACTGTACTACAAGTTCATGTTCCTCTAGCAACGCAGTTCCCAGTAAAGGTCTTCGCCCTGTCGCAAGTACCCGAACTTCTCTTTCTTCTCCATTCCATATCACAACTGCTTCATGGACTGGCAATAAAACCTCGCTGTTGTCTGCTAAGTTTGCGGGGAGATCGTATATGAAAGGGAACCTCAATAATGAAACCGCTTCTGGGGGCAAGCAAAGATGTCCAGTAAATCCTGTATCGATGACAAATTCGATCGGTATAGTTGAGCCGTTGGGGACGATAAATGTCAATGTGACGGTTGCGTGTCTATCAGTCACGATGCCAGAAATCACTTGTAAACACGCTCCATAACACCACCGAATGATACAGCTACATTGTATCCAATGCGAATGCCAAAAAGACGAGCATTTGGATGTTTTTTGCTAAGTTTGCGTGCTGCTTTTAAGCCAGTTTCATCTACTTCGTAGTCTCCTGATTCAAAGTCGATGATGACCATTTTGCCGATGTTCTCATCCACTTCCACTTGTTGACGGATGCTATTTTCGTACAATTGTTTTGCACGTTTCGCCACTTCTTCACGGCTGAGAAGGATTGTTTGCATAAGGTAAGTTCCGATCGCGACAGTGATTTTTACGAACTATTTTATCATATCTAACGGCTAAACAGGGTGGATATTGCTTACCTTATGAGTTTCGTAGCGGCTGACTTAAAATTCAAGCAAGCGATCGAGTCCCACGCACGGAAGAAAACATTGTAAACATCTTTGCTTTGCGGTATAATAAAAAAACTTATCCAGCGCAGTATTTAATTATGTCCGCTAAAGATATCTTTCACAATACAGTGCGATCGGCTTTGGAGAAAGATGGATGGACAATTACCAATGAGCCACTTTTTTTACAACCCAGTCAGGAAGTTACAATGAAGGTGGATTTGGGAGCGCAAAAGTTATTGTCGGCAGAAAAGGGGAATCAAAAAATAGCTGTAGAAGTAAAAAGTTTTATTGGTCTATCGGCAATCTCGGAATTTCATACGGCTGTCGGTCAATTTCTGAACTATCAGGTAGCGCTAGATAAACTGGAACCAGAACGGATACTATATTTAGCTATACCAACAGATATTTATCAAGATTTTTTTAATGATTCATTTGTGCAAGAAGTGATTCAACGATATCAAATTAAGTTGCTGGTCTTTCATGTTCGGAAACAGGAGATAGTGCTATGGAAAAATTAGATTATCGTCAATTAGTTAAAAAAGTCATAGAGAAACACGCAAGCGAGCAATCGAAAGCAGATGCAAATAAGGCTTACATTGTTTTTGATACGGAACGCGATCGCTATTTGTTACTTTATGTGGGATGGCGAGATGAAGAACGACAGCATGGGTGTCCAATTCATGTCGATATTCAAGATGGCAAAATTTGGATTCAGCGAGATTTTACGGAAGAAGGAATTGCTAATGAATTGGCAGAAATGGGTGTCCCAAAAACAGATATTGTCTTGGGATTTCGCTCGCCTTATGTTCGACAATTCACGGAGTTTGCTGTGAGGTAATTTGAATGAGGTATTGGGTGAAAATAGCGATCGCACTACCAAAAAAAAGTGCGATCGCTCTCCTGCCAATCATCGCATTCTTATACTGGAAATAGATAAGATTGTGAGGGGAAAAAGAGGTTGGGTTTACTTGCGTTAAACTAAGCTACAAGGAAAGGCGATCGTACTCAGTTAACTTAAGGAAGCAAAAGTTATTCCCTTACTTCTGAACCAATCTAAATAAGAACTCATCTGTATCTTGGCAATTCCATGTCAATAGGGGCTGTCTATTTCTTTGCCAATCATCGGAGTTACTACCTTGCACATGAATACATTTTCCATGAAAAGTTTTCATTTTGTAATATCCAGAACCAGCTGGTTCAAACTTAAAGAGGAACTCATCTGTATCTTGGCAACTCCACGTCCATAAAGGCTGTCTGTCTTGTGTCCACTCCTCTGAACTGCTACCTTTCACATGAATACATTTTCCGTGGAAAGTTCTCAATTTGTAGTAGCCATTCCGAGCGGGTATAAGCGAGAATAGGAACTCATCTGTATTTTGGCAATCCCATGTCCATAAAGGCTGTCTGTCTTGCCTCCACTCCTGTGAGCTACTACCTTTCACATGAATACATTTTCCGTGAAAAGTTTCTAAACTTATACGTCTTAAGGCTTGACTGTTAGCATCAGAAGTGATGCCTAAAGTACCGATTGTAAAGCAGCTAAGTAAAATAGCCAGCTTTGTGCCAATACAAACTGATTTCATACGCATCCTTTTTATTCAGCAACTAAATTGAGCAGTAATGAATAATCGAAAGGGAGCCGCCTAACTTGTAATTAGACTGTAAATGTAGTCCGACACACTCTTACAGGGGATAAAACAGCAAGCGTTTAATCCTTAAGTTTATCCTTTAATACTTCTTCCAGTATCTTGAACAAATCAAATGTTTGTCCAGCTAAAAAATGTTCAATTTTGCTGGCAATTTTGTCTGCCACTCAAACTCGGTGATTAAAAAATGTTGGTAAATGCCAGAAAATGTTGGAAAAAGTTAGGTATAATACGGAAAATGACGACATCTACGATGCTGCATGAATCTTAAGGAAGTGTTGAAAATGGCTGACGATCTGGTGTTTGCCAAAACGGGTCAGCATCTTGATGACTTGCAAGAGGCAATTCTACGGGGAACTATGCAAGGTGAGAAATACACGAAAATTGCCGAGGAGAGTCACTGTAATGAGAGTTATGTCAGGGATGTTGGCTCAAAGTTATGGCAAATACTTTCAGAAGAATTAGGGGAAGATATTCATAAATCGAATTTTCGATCGGCAATGAAGAGGTATCAAGTCTCTAATTCTTCAAACTTTGCACAAGACGTTGTAGCCATAGGTAATTTTAACCTCTGTGCAGAAGCTAGACACCCGCCAGATATACCAAACTCATACACACATAATCAGGAAACAGCTAACTCGAAACAAACTAAAGCATCGCATCACGATTTAAGCGAAATGCCGGATTTGGGTGCTTTTTACGATCGCACTCTCGAACTCGACACCCTCAAAACCTGGATTTTGCAACAACGCAGTCGTTTAATCGCACTTACTGGTATCTGCGGTATCGGCAAAACTGCATTAGCAGCGCAACTCGTTCAACAGATAAAAGATGAATTTGAGTATGTAATTTGGTGCAGTCTCGACGCATCGCCTACTTTAGCTGAATTTGAAGCTAAATTGATAGATTTTTTCTCCCAGTCAGAAAAGCAAGATTCACCTGCAACTAACCAGAAGTTATTACCGCTAATTAAGTATTTGCAAAAGCATCGTTGTTTAGTAGTATTAGATAATATTCATAACCTTTTTATTCGCGGTGAATTAGCAGGCAAATATAAACTTGGATACGAAGAATATCGCTCTTTTTTCAAACAGATAGAAACATTATCTCATCAAACTTGCTTGATGTTAATAGGTTGGGAACAACCGCGAGAATTTCCTCAAGTTAAAAGCCAAAATAATTTTATTCGTACTTTACAACTCAAAGGTTTAGATATCGCAGCAGGACGGGAAATACTGAGAGAATATGGTTTAGAAGAATGCGAAGCACTGATTCACCGCTACCAAGGCAATCCGTTGTGGTTAAAAAGCGTCGCCAATTTGATGCAAGAGTTGGGGGGATGCGTAACTGAGTTATTACCAAATGATACTATATTGTTGCCCGAAGATTTGAAAGATGTTTTAGAGCAGCAGTTGAGCCGCCTATCGGAAATCGAAAAACAATTTCTTTCTTTGTTGGCGAAAGAAAGCGATGGAGTGACCTTGGCAAAATTGTTAGAAAATGGCAGCATTCCACCGTCAGATTTATTAAACGCACTGCAATCTTTATCGCGGCGCTGTTTGATAGAACAACAAGGAAGTTTTTATACTCTACCACCTGTGCTGAGGCAGTATATCAATGGTTTCAACTAAAATATTCCACAAATTAATTTTGAAATAGCCCTTACTTTTTATAAAACAAATCTATAAGTAATCGATTTCCAGAGAGCGATCGCTCTGTGCTATCATAAAAAATATCAAACTTATTTACCCCTTTTTATATGACAACAATAGCTCCAGTAACAACACTCTCCAAACTTGTTGATTACTTCATCTGGTTTGCTAATGACGTAGGCTCCTATCTCAGCAACCAAAAGCTACAAAAACTCTTGTACTATGCCCAAGCATGGTATCTGGCATTTGAAGATAAACCCCTTTTTGAGGAGGATTTTGAAGCTTGGGTGCATGGGCCGACTATCCCGGCTTTATTTTACGAATACAAAGAACAATTTGGTTTTAAACCAATTCTGAAAGAAGTGGAAAAACCAGAGTTTCCAGAAGATGTACAAAAGTTTTTAGACGACTTGTTTGACGATTATTTCTTTCGAGACGCTTATGAGTTAGAATTGATGGTGCGTCGCGAAGATCCTTGGATTAAGGCTAGAGGTGGGTTGCCAAAAGATGAACCTTCTCATGTTATTATTACTAAGGAATTAATGAGAGATTTTTACAAAAACCGTGTCATCGAAGAAGAAGAATAAAAAAAGACAAGACACAGAACTCCGCAGTCAGCCATCTTCAGCCGGAAGAGATGTCGCCGAGATAAAAATACCGGAAGGAATTAGTTTTTCTTTCAGGTATTATCAGCAGGATAAAAATAAATTTTCAATTAGCGATCGAGATGCTAAGTATCTGGCATCTCTCTTGAGAAGGCTGCGCGATTTATCACAGTTAAAGGCTGAAGAAGTTATTAACAATCAAAGTAAAAGTCTGCGCTGTCATATCATAAACTGGCAAGATACAACCGAGCCTAATGGCTTCGGTATTCCTAATGAAGACCAGCTAGTAAATATACCCTACCAGTTTCAAATATCTGCGAATGAATATGGCAGAGTACATGGATTTTTTAGCGAAAATGTTTTTTATATTGTCTGGCTAGACCCAGACCACAATCTTTATAGTTGAAATTATTAAAATAAGCTGTGGCAAAAATGCGATCGCACCATTCAAAAAATAGCTTAAAAATAACTAAAAGTTTATTCATCTAACTCACTCGGTTCGCCAGGGTAAAATTGCTCATCCAGAATCTCAATTAAAGTATACGCACACTCGGACGGAAAAGTTGACTTTGGTAAGTCAGTTTCTCCCATTGCTAAATCTCTGCCATCCTCATAAGCTTCCGGCAATATTTCTTCCAGGTAAGGCTTTAAGCTGGGGTTATCTTTTAATAACCGTAACGTATCGCGACGTTGCACCCGAATTGTTGCCAGCCAACTGCGACTGCGGCGTTGTGCTTGGTACTCCCATTTCAGCAAATGTGCAATTAATACGCTCAAGCGATTTCGCAGTTCTTGCCGTTCTTTTCTACCCAAAGATTCAATCTCCTCGATTAAATTTAACAAATCTAGTTGATGCCATTGCTGATTGCGAAGTAGCAATGCTTGTTCTTGCGTCCAACTATAGAAATCGGTTTCGTATAGTTTGGGTGTAGATATTGCTGTTTTTGGATTAGTTGGTGAACCGTGCATTTAAATTATTTCACCTCAATATTTCCATTGTATGACCTTTCTACGCTATCTTAGTGCAATAACAGATCGCACCAGCTTATGTCAGACTCACCATCTTTACGAGATCGCTACTTTTCCCTGATCGATGAAATTGTGCAAACTACCCTCAAGGGCAAAATTCGATCGAAACAGCAGGTTTATCAAATGCTGGCGCAAGGTGTCAGTGCGGGTACGGGGGAAATTTTCGAGCAAGCTTTGAGCGATCGCATCAGCGCCACCCAATCGGAAATCGACAATAATAAGGATGAACTCAAGCAAGCCAAAGCAACCCGCAGCTTGAGAGCGATGCAAACTATTCAGGCAGAATGGGAACGATATCAGAGGGAAAATCGAGTTTCCAGTGTGATTGCAGCAGCTACGAATGCGATCGCCAACGCGGAAACTAACAACAGATTGCAAGCTTTGTTGCAGGCGATCGACCCCAATCAAGCTCAGGCGTTAAACTTAGACCAAATCCAGCAGTTAGCAAAAGCTCTGTTACAACAAGCTCAAACAATTTCTGAACCCGATACAACGCGAGAACTTCAACAATTATCAGAAGGCTTAACAGAAGGTTTGCAATCTTGGCAAAGATTGCAAGAACATCTTGTTAGTTGGATTTATGACCAAAGTCGTCCAATGCTGGGATTTGAAGGCGCACCGGAACAGCGTGGGCCTTGGGCGCTATGGGCTTCTCAAGTAAATAGTCCGTTTCCCAAAGCGCTATTTCAAACTTTAGCACTTAATCATTCTATTACAGAATTGGCAGCAAAGCAACACCTAGAATTAAATGAATTTGTCCAACTTGCTGTGATTTTACAGTGCTTGCAAAGAGGATTAGTAAATTGGTTTGACAAATTAATTTACGATCCTAAAGTTGGAGCAAAACTGTCGATTTCCACATTCTTGACTTTTGCCGTAATTTGGTCGCTGTTAGCTAATGGTTTTCAATCAAATTCTCGCGATCGCCTAACTAACGGCTGTTTTCAAATCACCCTACAAATTCTCCGCGCTTTCGCTCAACAAAAATACTTTCCCCTTTACGGCGGTATCTTTGCTTCCTTCAGCGGCGACTTTCTTCGCTCTGCCCTCAATTACCTGGACGAACCGCTGCGAAGAGTTGAAGGCACTCAAGAAAAAGCTCGTATTTTAACATTAATTGGCTATTCAATAGCTGCCGTCGGACAATATCAACAAGCGCATAATTTTCATCAACAAGCTTTAGAAATAGCCCGCACTGCGGCAGATGTTCCTTGTGAAATTGCCAATCTCAATCACATCAGCCGCATCTGCGTTGCTCAGAAAAATTATACAGAAGCCATCAATTACAGTCAACGGGCATTAATATTAAGTCGTCAAACGGGAGAGCGGATTGGAGAAGCCAACGCCTTAGCAAATTTGGGTTACAGCGAAGTGCTGCAAGCGCAACAATTGGAAAGGGTAGAACCGGAAGTTTACGAAATGGCTATTAATTATCTGCAACAAGGATTGCAGTTATCGGAACGATTGGGAGATAGCTACGGAACAGAATCTGTGTTGCAGCAAAGTAAGGCTCTTTGTGGCAGCAGTCTCGGCATTGCCTATATTATTTTATCTCAACCGCAAGCGGCCATTCCCTATTTAGAAACTGGATGGCAAGCTGCCCAAATGTCGGGAGATTTGTATCTTCAGGGGTTAAATTTAAGTTATTTGGCTGAAGCTAATTACAATTTACAACAAATAGAAAAAGCGATCTTGATGGGTAGTTTAGGGATGTATCTTTTGGAACAGATAAATTCTCCGCAGTGGCGTCAAGCGGCTGGATTAATGACGATTTTGCGAGGACAGATAGGAACGGAAGCTTTTGAGAATGCACTGAAGCAATATCGCGCTCAGATTATTCCCATCATTGGGGTAGATGGGTACGATTACATTCCGCAATTGCTGGTAAAATATCAGAATGGGTAATTGGTTATCGGTCGAGCGCTTAAAAACCAATGACCGATAACTAATAGACATCTCCAAAAATTCTTGTGGGGTAGGCATCTTGCCTGCCTTTTGAGATTCTTTTGGAGGCGATGACTAATGATTAATAATTAACCACCAATGAGCAATGACCAATGACCACTTAGCTGATGCGATCGCATCCTTCCAGCAGGCGATAAACTTAAATCCCCATAATGCCGAAGCTTACAATAATTTGGGTAATGCACTGGCAGATGAAGGTAATTTAGCAGAAGCGATCGCATCTTACCAGCAAGCTGTAACCTTAAACCCCAAATATATCGAAGCGCACTACAATCTGGCAAATCTTTATAATATTATCGATAAGTTAGAAGAGGCGATCGCATCTTATCAGCAGGTGATTTCCTTAAATCCCGACGATGCAAACGCGCACTACAACTTAGGCGTTGCGCTTGGGAAACAAGGGAAGTTAGAAGAGGCGATCGCATCTTACCAAAAAGCGATTGTCTTAAATCCGAAAGATGCCGAAGCGTATAACAATCTGGGTAACGCGCTTCAGGAACAGGGAAATTTAGAAGAGGCGATCGCATCTTACCAAAAAGCTATTAACTTAAATCCCAATTACGCCGAAGCATACAATAATTTGGGTTATGCTTTCCAAGAACAGGAAAAATTAGAAGAGGCGATTTCTTACTACCAAAAAGCGCTTACCTTAAATCCCAACAATGCTGAAGTACACAACAACCTGGGTAACGCATTTGAGGAACAAGGAAAATTAGAAGACGCGATCGCATATTACCAGCAAGCACTTGCCCTCAATCCCAACTATCCAAATGCCTACAACAACCTGGGCAAAGTATTTATAATTCAGGGTAAGATAGCAGAAGCTCAAATCCTCCTGCGTCAAGCTTTAACTCTTAAGCCCAACTTTCCAGAAGCTCATGAAAACTTGGGTGTAACTTTACTATATACTGGCGACTTCAAAAACGGATTTGCCGAAACAGAGTGGCGCTGGCAAATAAAAGAATTCATCCGCCTCCATTTACCCCAATCCCTCCTCTGGGATGGATCTGATTTGCAAGGACGAAAAATTTTGCTTGTTTGCGAACAAGGATTTGGTGACGGTATTCAGTTTATCCGCTACGCTCCCCTTGTGGCACAACGCGGCGGGCGTGTCATTGTCATGTGTTACGAATCGCAGCGACGATTGTTTAACACCGTCGCTGGTATCGAACAGTTAGTAACTATGGGGACGCAAGTTGAGTTTGACGTTCATGCCCCGTTTATGAGTTTACCCCATATTTTGGGTACTACTTTAGAAACAATTCCCGCCCAAATTCCCTACCTTTTACCTCCTCAACCATATCCTTTTACACTCGAAGTACCGCCCGGAATGCTACTAAAAGTAGGAATAGTTTGGGCAGGGAATGCCGCTAATAAAAACGATCGCTACCGTTCTTGTTCATTGAGCAATTTCTTATCTATATTAAATATTCCACAAATTGCCTTTTACAGTTTGCAAAAAGGTGCAAAAACTGCCGAATTGTCCGAATTAGGCATAGGGGAAAAAGTACAGGATTTAAGCGAAAAATTCCATGATTTTGCAGATACCGCCGCTGCTGTAGCGCAACTAGATCTGGTTATCAGTGTAGATACGTCGGTAGCGCATTTGGCAGGAGCGTTGGGAAAACCATTATGGCTGGTGCTGGCAAAAGTACCTGACTGGCGATGGATGCTCGATCGCGAAGATACCCCCTGGTATCCCACTATGCGCCTGTTCCGCCAGTTGCGATCGGGAGATTGGGCAGAAGTATTTGAACGAGTAGCTGTGGCGTTAGAAAACGCGATCGCAAAATCCCAGTCAAGTGCAATTACCGACAAACTCACTCAAGACAAACTCACACAGACAATTAGCTACGAGGAAAAAACTCTACTTCCTGTCGATGGTTTCAACCGTTTAAAGAAATGCCGTCACGGCGTTTTTCTTTACAACATAAATGATACCTATATTGGCAGGTCTCTAGACCTCTATGGCGAGTACTGCGAAGGTGAAATCGTTCTATTTAAACAATTCGTACAGCCCGGAAATTTGGTATTAGATATAGGGGCAAATATTGGGGTTCATACTGTATTTTTTGCCGAAGCTGTTGGGGCGCAGGGAACAGTGATGGCTTTTGAACCGCAACGCATTATTTTTCAAAATCTCTGCGCCAACTTAGCGCTTAATAGCATAACTAATACTTACTGTTACAATGTCGCTCTTGGCGATGCGATCGGCTCCGTCAAAGTGCCTGTACTCGATTATAACAGAGCGAATAATTTTGGCGGTATAGAGCTTGGCAGTCATATTGAAGGCGAGTTAGTTCAGGTGATAACTGTAGACAGCTTAAACTTGCCCTACTGTCGCCTGATTAAGTTAGACGTTGAAGGGATGGAATTGCAAGTTTTGCAAGGAGCGGTCAACACTATTAATAGGTTAAAGCCCATTCTCTATGTGGAGAACGATCGCTTAGAAAAAGCACTTTCTTTGCTCTCATATCTTCATTCTTTGGGCTACAAAATGTATTGGCATATAACTCCTTTATATAACCCAAACAACTATTTCCAAAATGCTGAAAACATTTTTGGTGACATTGTTTCCATGAATATATTGTGTTTGCATAGCAGTTCTAGTCTTACTGTCAGCGGACTTCAACCAGTGGAAATTCCCAACTAGAACTTCAGACGCATTTAAGCAAAGGCGATTTCTGAGCGCACTGCCGCACAGGAATCTCAATGATGAACTCTGTTCCTTGTCCGAGAGCGGAAACACATTTTAGAACGCCACTATGTTTTTGCACCACAATTTGGTAGCTAATAGATAACCCCAATCCTGTGCCAGAACCAATAGGTTTAGTAGTAAAAAAAGGGTCAAACAACCTACGGCATACCTCTTCTGTCATGCCGGGGCCGTTGTCAGAAATCCGAATCGACACTCGCTCAGGGTCAATCAATTTTGTATGAATGTGAATCGTGCTGGGATTCTCGATAACATCGGCCACAGATCGATGATAATCGTATTCCTTGAGAGCATCAAGGGCGTTGGCAATGATATTCATAAATACTTGGTTGAGTTGCCCAGCATAACACTCGACGAGCGGTAAGTCTCCGTACTCTTTGATCAGCTTAAGACTGGTATTGCCTACCATCTCCCTGATGCGACTCTCCAAAATCATAAGGGTATTCTCAATTCCCTCATGAATGTTGACTGGTTTCTTGTCTGCTTCATCCAAGCGAGAAAACTTACGAAGCGACAGGACAATTTCGCGGATACGTTCCGATCCAATCTTCATCGAAGCCAGCAATTTGGGCAGGTCTTCCATCAAAAACTCTAGCTCAATTTCCTCAATCTGCTCCTGAATTTCCTCTACTGGCGACGGATAGTGCTTAGCATATAAACTGAGGAGATAGAGTAGATCTTGAGTATAGTTTTTGGCGTGTTCGAGATTGCCGTAAATGAAGCTGACGGGATTGTTAATTTCGTGAGCGACACCAGCCACAAGCTGACCGAGACTGGACATTTTTTCGCTCTGAATAAGTTGAGTCTGAGTCTGTTGCAGTTCGCGAAAGGCTTGTTCTAGCTGTTGAGCTTGAGTTCGCAGTTGTGCTTCTGATTGCTGCAATGCCGCCTCTGTTGAACGACGCTCTTGAATCTCCTGTTTCAGCTGTTGATTAGTTTCGGAAAGTTCAGCAGTCCGTTCCTCCACCCGTCTTTCTAATTCAACTGTGAAGTTTAAAAGCATTTCCTCTGCTAAGACACGGTGTTCGATCTCCTGTTGCAGACGCACATTTTGGTCTTGGAGTTTTTTAGTCAAGTTCCGAATGTTTAGGTGAGTTCTAACACGAGCTAATACCTCTTCATGTTGAAACGGCTTGGTAATGTAATCTACTGCACCGAGATTCAATCCTTGGACTTTATCGATCGTCTCGGTAAGGGCTGTCATAAAAATTATGGGAATGTCTCTTGTTGATTCGTTATTTTTCAGGCGACGGCAAGTTTCAAATCCATCTATTCCCGGCATTAGCACATCCAAGAGAATCAGATCCGGCAGCGCATATTCAACCTTTTGGATAGCACTTTCACCATCTTGCGCCACTAACACTTTAAAGTTGGACTTTGCCAACAAATCGAAAAGCACTCCTAAATTAGTAGGGGTGTCATCTACTATTAAAATAATATTATTTTCATTTTTTATTTCCATTATTTAGTACCTTTTTTGTCCAAATTCCTAAAATTATTTGA from Aerosakkonema funiforme FACHB-1375 encodes:
- a CDS encoding clan AA aspartic protease: MISGIVTDRHATVTLTFLLYNGSTIPIEFVIDTGFTGHLCLPPEAVSLLRFPFIYDLPANLADNSQVLLPVHEAVVIWNGEEREVYVIATGRRPLLGTALLEAHELVVQFTEGGLVTIEEL
- a CDS encoding type II toxin-antitoxin system RelE/ParE family toxin; amino-acid sequence: MRTLVLTSSFKRGFKSLIRQQPEMEEKIAARLELLVNDPFHPSLKTHKLKGKLSGAWACTVEYDCRIVFNFKKYSDSDVEEILLIDIGSHDEVY
- a CDS encoding clan AA aspartic protease, which encodes MISGIVTDRHATVTLTFIVPNGSTIPIEFVIDTGFTGHLCLPPEAVSLLRFPFIYDLPANLADNSEVLLPVHEAVVIWNGEEREVRVLATGRRPLLGTALLEEHELVVQFTEGGLVTIEEL
- a CDS encoding XisH family protein; this encodes MSAKDIFHNTVRSALEKDGWTITNEPLFLQPSQEVTMKVDLGAQKLLSAEKGNQKIAVEVKSFIGLSAISEFHTAVGQFLNYQVALDKLEPERILYLAIPTDIYQDFFNDSFVQEVIQRYQIKLLVFHVRKQEIVLWKN
- a CDS encoding XisI protein, with the translated sequence MEKLDYRQLVKKVIEKHASEQSKADANKAYIVFDTERDRYLLLYVGWRDEERQHGCPIHVDIQDGKIWIQRDFTEEGIANELAEMGVPKTDIVLGFRSPYVRQFTEFAVR
- a CDS encoding RICIN domain-containing protein, giving the protein MKSVCIGTKLAILLSCFTIGTLGITSDANSQALRRISLETFHGKCIHVKGSSSQEWRQDRQPLWTWDCQNTDEFLFSLIPARNGYYKLRTFHGKCIHVKGSSSEEWTQDRQPLWTWSCQDTDEFLFKFEPAGSGYYKMKTFHGKCIHVQGSNSDDWQRNRQPLLTWNCQDTDEFLFRLVQK
- a CDS encoding NB-ARC domain-containing protein encodes the protein MNLKEVLKMADDLVFAKTGQHLDDLQEAILRGTMQGEKYTKIAEESHCNESYVRDVGSKLWQILSEELGEDIHKSNFRSAMKRYQVSNSSNFAQDVVAIGNFNLCAEARHPPDIPNSYTHNQETANSKQTKASHHDLSEMPDLGAFYDRTLELDTLKTWILQQRSRLIALTGICGIGKTALAAQLVQQIKDEFEYVIWCSLDASPTLAEFEAKLIDFFSQSEKQDSPATNQKLLPLIKYLQKHRCLVVLDNIHNLFIRGELAGKYKLGYEEYRSFFKQIETLSHQTCLMLIGWEQPREFPQVKSQNNFIRTLQLKGLDIAAGREILREYGLEECEALIHRYQGNPLWLKSVANLMQELGGCVTELLPNDTILLPEDLKDVLEQQLSRLSEIEKQFLSLLAKESDGVTLAKLLENGSIPPSDLLNALQSLSRRCLIEQQGSFYTLPPVLRQYINGFN
- a CDS encoding Panacea domain-containing protein, which produces MTTIAPVTTLSKLVDYFIWFANDVGSYLSNQKLQKLLYYAQAWYLAFEDKPLFEEDFEAWVHGPTIPALFYEYKEQFGFKPILKEVEKPEFPEDVQKFLDDLFDDYFFRDAYELELMVRREDPWIKARGGLPKDEPSHVIITKELMRDFYKNRVIEEEE
- a CDS encoding DUF29 domain-containing protein, with the protein product MHGSPTNPKTAISTPKLYETDFYSWTQEQALLLRNQQWHQLDLLNLIEEIESLGRKERQELRNRLSVLIAHLLKWEYQAQRRSRSWLATIRVQRRDTLRLLKDNPSLKPYLEEILPEAYEDGRDLAMGETDLPKSTFPSECAYTLIEILDEQFYPGEPSELDE